The genomic DNA ACGGAGGCGCCACTTCATGGTCATGCACCGCCCAGGGCATCGGGCCCAGGAGTGAAGACTCATCGGGTGGGAACGGCATCCATTCCCACCCGACAGGAGCCGGAGCACGAGAGGGCGATGGGGCGAGCTGGCCCAGCCCCACACCCACTCCGGCGAGACCCAGCCCGGTCATCAGGACGAAGGCGAGCCAACCCTTCCGCGACCGAGTGGGCGGCTCGCTCTTCACCGTGGACGGTTCGGGCAGCGAGGGAGACTCGGCGGGAGGTGGAGGTGGCGGCTTGCCCCGCCTGGGCTTCCGATGAACCCACCGCCGCATCCACTCCGGAGTGTTCTTGTCCGCCAACTCCGGCAGGTGCTCCGTGGAGAGTCCGTCCGCCGTCCAGCCGTAGCACAGGGGCATGTCCCAAGCGGAGTCTCCCCTCGCGTCCTCCAACAGTTTCTCCAGCGCCTCGCTCAACGTCCCCGCGTCCGGCACTCGGGCCTGGGGTTCCCGAGCCAGCAGATGCAGGCACAGCTCGCAGAGCGCCGGGGGGACGCGCGAATTGCGTTCGCGGGGACTCCGGAGCCGGCCCGCGACGATCTCCGCCATCAGCTCATCCTCCGGTCCCTCGAAGGGGTACACGCCTGTGGCGAGCACATAGAGGAGGACCCCCAGCGCATACATCTCATCCGACACCGCGTACTCATAACGCGCGCCTGGCTCGCCAAGGCGGCGCAGGAGGAAGGAGACGGATTCGGGGCTGCGATAGCGAAGGTTGGCGGGGGCCAGGACTTCCCGGGTGGCGGGAGGTGCGTGGGGGAGGAAGCCCGCGCCGAAGTCCACCAGCACCGGCGCTCCGTCCGGATCTCGCACCAGCACGTTGTCGCCCTTCAGGTCCCGATGCAGCACACCCGCCGCGTGCACGGCCTCCAGGGCCCACGAGAGCGGGAGCAGCTTCTCCACCAGTTCGCGGGCACTCGGGTTGGTGTCCTGCGCCCACTGGAAGAGCGTCACGCCCGGCACGTACTCCATGACGAGCACCAGGAACTCGGGCGCCTCCTCGGGCCACTTGAAGTGGCCGCGCAGGGTCACCACGTAGGGGAACTCGTGGGACATCAGGATGAGCAGTTCCCTCCAGCCCCACTCCCCCACGCGCTCCAAGTGGAGGAACTTGAGCGCGCATGGACCGCCATCCCGCGAGGCGAGGAACACCTGACCGTAACCCCCGGCGCCCAGGGGCTTGTCCACCCGGTAGCCGCCCACCACGGAGCCCGGCCGCACCGGCTCCTCCAGCCGGGGCATCACGGCGTACCTCTCTCGAAGGGAGCCGGTCGTGGTAACTGCGGAAGTTCGGTCATGCGCTCGATCTCTGAAGTAGGTACGCTACCAGAAATCGCCGCCGTCCATCCCCAAACTCAGCTCACGAGCCGAACATCCAGTACGGAAAGAGTCACTGCCTGTCCTGCAAGGAGAAGTGCTTGAAGGATGGATGGTGGCCGTGGAGCGCCAACGGCAAGCGCTGTGCGGGAGGATAGGCCGTGAAGACCCGCGAACTCTTCTGGCAGCACGTCATTCAGAAGCGCCATGACCTCCTCATGGCATTGAGCAAGGACAAGGCGGCCTCCTTCGAGGCAGCGGAAAGGGAGTACCTGGGCCTCCAGAAGGATCTGCTGAAGCGAGCGCGCACTGAGTGGGAGCGCAGGCACATCAAACGGCTGATCTCCCAGGACATCTTGAATGAAGCGGACTACAGAGCCCGCGATTGGGCGGAGTTCTCCAGAGCACTCCGCCGGATGCGGCGACTGGGTTACATGGATGCGGACGCACAGTTGCACGCCGCGTGTCTCACGGTCTGGGCGTCGCTCCGCTTCCGGGACAAGGAACCACTGGCCTGGGCGAT from Melittangium boletus DSM 14713 includes the following:
- a CDS encoding serine/threonine protein kinase produces the protein MPRLEEPVRPGSVVGGYRVDKPLGAGGYGQVFLASRDGGPCALKFLHLERVGEWGWRELLILMSHEFPYVVTLRGHFKWPEEAPEFLVLVMEYVPGVTLFQWAQDTNPSARELVEKLLPLSWALEAVHAAGVLHRDLKGDNVLVRDPDGAPVLVDFGAGFLPHAPPATREVLAPANLRYRSPESVSFLLRRLGEPGARYEYAVSDEMYALGVLLYVLATGVYPFEGPEDELMAEIVAGRLRSPRERNSRVPPALCELCLHLLAREPQARVPDAGTLSEALEKLLEDARGDSAWDMPLCYGWTADGLSTEHLPELADKNTPEWMRRWVHRKPRRGKPPPPPPAESPSLPEPSTVKSEPPTRSRKGWLAFVLMTGLGLAGVGVGLGQLAPSPSRAPAPVGWEWMPFPPDESSLLGPMPWAVHDHEVAPPWKPLEADPGAAPPRADTPASVTIVMLRTENPRMKKKKIGSMGTNALLAVTAAANVACPGVQVRKDPPPEACPVGAVETMTVKLGLPLGRMSRNAGFAHFPDWEKRKPVPVRDGPIVLDLAGNWRVWGGFPARDPGPIALPDKTRLLGRLFIGEKYVYGRITQAIIPSGDTLNVCLIIREDGIARGVPIRSDSEEAKVFPIVELETVDRFE